From Tripterygium wilfordii isolate XIE 37 chromosome 13, ASM1340144v1, whole genome shotgun sequence, the proteins below share one genomic window:
- the LOC120012149 gene encoding zinc finger A20 and AN1 domain-containing stress-associated protein 4-like, with the protein MAEEHRCQAPEGHRLCANNCGFFGSPATMNMCSKCYRDCYLKEQQQASIKASLSAPSPSFSLSPATESLSSLTQPEVTGDVQNTVVEAATAMGTVQQPNRCSVCRKRVGLTGFKCRCGTTFCGSHRYPEKHDCTFDYKTAGREEIARANPLVKGKKLEKI; encoded by the coding sequence ATGGCAGAAGAGCACAGATGCCAAGCACCGGAAGGGCACCGTCTATGCGCCAACAACTGCGGCTTCTTTGGCAGCCCAGCCACGATGAACATGTGCTCCAAATGCTACAGAGATTGTTACCTTAAGGAGCAACAACAAGCCTCCATCAAAGCCTCCCTCTCTGCTCCCTCtccttccttctctctctcgcCAGCGACAGAGTCCCTCTCATCTCTCACCCAGCCGGAGGTCACCGGAGATGTACAGAACACGGTGGTGGAGGCAGCTACGGCGATGGGGACGGTGCAGCAGCCTAATCGGTGTTCGGTGTGCAGAAAACGGGTCGGGTTGACCGGATTCAAGTGCAGGTGTGGGACCACGTTTTGTGGGAGCCACAGGTACCCGGAGAAACACGATTGCACGTTCGATTACAAGACGGCTGGCAGAGAGGAGATTGCGAGGGCCAATCCACTGGTCAAAGGTAAAAAGCTCGAGAAGATCTAG